The genomic DNA AAAAGAAGAAGGTGTTACTATTGTTGGTGAAATGGAGGAATATGAATACGGAAAATTTGGTTGGATTTTAGATAACGACGGTAATAAAATAGAGTTATGGGAACCTATAGACCAAGCATTTAAATAAAAAATGTAACTTGTTTACCATAAAACCAACCCTATAACAACTAAATTAATGGCAGAAGAAAACAAAAACTTCGAAGACGAGATTAAAGAAAAAATTGAAAATGCCGAAGAAAAAACAGAAACACTCGCCGAAGAAACTAAAGACTCTTTAAAAGATTTTAAAGACAAAGCATCAACTATAGCAGACGATGCTAAAGAACAATTAAACAACTTAAAAGATAAAGCCTCAAGTTTTATAAATGAAGACAGCAAAGTAATTGTAGATAAAGCAAAGACTAAAGCCTCAGAAATCGCAAATGAAGCTGAAGAAAAGCTTGAAGAATTAAAAGAAGACGCTAAAGAAACCTTCGAAAAAGCAAAACAAAAAACTACACAATTTATAAACGAAGATGGAAAAGAATTGTTAGACGATGCCAAAGAAGCTTTTGATGATGTAAAAGGAAAAGCTAATGATATTGTAAATGAAGCAGGAGATAAACTTGAAGATTTTACAGAAGAAGCTAAAGAAGTTATTGAAGAAACTTCAAAAAAAACCAAAAACTTTTTTCAAAGATTATTTGGTAAATAATTAAATTTTAAAACCTAAGGTTACTGCTTTAGGTTTTATTTTAAATATTTTTATTGTAATATTGCAATATCACGTTATTTAAACTATTAATTATGGGCTTTACTAAACGTCATATTTTTGATAAACAACAAAATGAAATTGCTAGTTTCACTAAAATGATTGGACATCCTGCAAGAGTTTCAATCATACAACATATTAGCGAAAACCAACACTGTAATTGTAACGAGCTAGTTAAAGCTATAGGTTTAGCACAACCTACAATTTCTCAGCATTTAGCCGAAATTAGAAAAACAGGTTTGCTAAGTCAAACTGTTAAAGGCAAGAGTTTATTTTACTCTATTAATAAAGATAAGCTAAATGAATGCAGACGAATACTCAACGATTTTTTTGTTAAAACTCAAATAAATTGTAGTAAATAAACACGTAATTATAAACCATAGTTTACTGGTAAGAAATCTCCAATACGTTGTCTGGCCATAAAGCCTCCAAAAAGCACTTTATCTATTGGAGAGTGGTTTCCAAAAGCATCAATATAAAACCGTTTTACTTCACTTTTAATTGCAGATTGCCTGCCTTTACATAATATGTTAAGTTTCATTAAAAGCTCAACTTCTGTAACATTTAAACTGTCGTTTTTAAATGTTTTAATGTATAATGATGGGTCTGTTTGGTATTGACCTTTAAACACTTTAAACTTTTCTTTTTTAAAACTTTTATTGGCAATAGTTCTCATAAAATGTAGTGTAGATCCAGTATACGCTTGCTTTCTGTTTCGTAAAGCACGTTTGTGCTTTTTAGATTTTATGTTTTCGAAAAAAGTTGTACCAGAATACACAACAGATGCTACTGTTTTAAAAGCTTTTTCTAAATCTAAATTAGATTCTAAATTAATATTATAGATAATGGCAAAGTCTTTAATATCATATTTAATTATATAGTCTAAAGCTTCGTTTTTTATAATAATAGGAGAATTTGCTGATGCTATAAGTTGCTTTGTTTCACGTTCAAAATTTAGTATTAGAGCGTCTTCATTTAAAATTTTACATTGCTTTGCAAATTTAGATTCTCCTAAAAACTCTCTCCTAAACTGCTTGAGTTTAAATGACCTTGACCATTCATCTTTA from Lacinutrix sp. 5H-3-7-4 includes the following:
- a CDS encoding carboxypeptidase-like regulatory domain-containing protein codes for the protein MKFLVFIYALCFSITCKAQELKGIVLNVNNNEPIVGASVYFDNTSIGTITDFNGEFYIDLKQMVNSPLVVSYVGFKTQIVYLKEYKTIKTFKLKEDINTLDEVVLDSKDEWSRSFKLKQFRREFLGESKFAKQCKILNEDALILNFERETKQLIASANSPIIIKNEALDYIIKYDIKDFAIIYNINLESNLDLEKAFKTVASVVYSGTTFFENIKSKKHKRALRNRKQAYTGSTLHFMRTIANKSFKKEKFKVFKGQYQTDPSLYIKTFKNDSLNVTEVELLMKLNILCKGRQSAIKSEVKRFYIDAFGNHSPIDKVLFGGFMARQRIGDFLPVNYGL
- a CDS encoding YtxH domain-containing protein; its protein translation is MAEENKNFEDEIKEKIENAEEKTETLAEETKDSLKDFKDKASTIADDAKEQLNNLKDKASSFINEDSKVIVDKAKTKASEIANEAEEKLEELKEDAKETFEKAKQKTTQFINEDGKELLDDAKEAFDDVKGKANDIVNEAGDKLEDFTEEAKEVIEETSKKTKNFFQRLFGK
- a CDS encoding helix-turn-helix transcriptional regulator; amino-acid sequence: MGFTKRHIFDKQQNEIASFTKMIGHPARVSIIQHISENQHCNCNELVKAIGLAQPTISQHLAEIRKTGLLSQTVKGKSLFYSINKDKLNECRRILNDFFVKTQINCSK